The Lolium rigidum isolate FL_2022 chromosome 2, APGP_CSIRO_Lrig_0.1, whole genome shotgun sequence genomic interval ATTCAACAATCGAGCACCACACGATCAACCATCCTCATGTCCGATCAGGGGACATAAAGAAACTATGTGAAATTGGTCTCCAGAAGTCCTACTTAATGTGTCAATACCTAACTTATTACTGAAAATTAGTATTTTCTTTAATATATCCTTGTGTACTAAAATTAATTGATTTCATCTTTTGTAGTTCTGAACGGAGTCATACAGGTGCATAACTATTTAGAGTACAAAGGAACATGACAACGTGTTTAATACCTTGGAGGCAGTACAAGTTCTTGGTCCCCTTGTGATTTCATAATACCATGTCGAGGACAGATTCGATGAGCTTGGCGTACTCGGCATAGTGTCCCTTGGCCCAGTTTTTGCCGGCACCGGACTGGCCATGGACGAAGTTGTCTAGGAGTAAGATGTTGTGGGCAGGACTGGAGCGAAGCGACTCCATATTCATTTGGACCTCGCAGAGCTCCCCTGCGGCGAGTAAGGCGGTGGAGCGGTGCATAGCGTCAACGCGGCGTGGGCGTCCACCACTCGGCAACGTTGGCGCCGATGGACTCGAAGGCCTGATCCAGGTCGAGGGACCTGAAGAACACCGACCACGAATGCGCAGTTGTGTGGCGTTTCTTAGCAATGATCGAAGAATGGAGCCATGATTTAGATGACAGTTCAAAGTACAAACCATCACATAACTTTGTAACTTCGATGATACTTATTTCTGATTTGATGCTTCTCGCATAGAAATTGAGCAATCCCGTCAAATAAACCATTAATGATCCTAGAGTATATAAAGTTAAGTCTGACTTGCAGTTAGTCTCCTATTTAAGCACCATGAATCTAATTCCTAATCCCTCACAGAACAATTAGATGTCAATCAGGACAAGGAAGGAGGATATTACCAATAGAGCATGTTCCAGACCACCGGCTAAGCAATCAGAAGAACGTCATACGTAATTCCTTCCTGTTGATCCAACATCTCCTCCTCTACTTCAGGTACATCAGGCATGTAGACATCAACTTCGTCAAGTGGAGTGTTGTTGAGGTCAAGTGGGGTGCTGTTGAGGTCTGGAAGCACCATAGTGGAGTGTTGTTGAGGAAGCAGCTGATATCTGCAGACAGGCAAGTAAAAACTAAGTAAGTCAATTTCATTTTACATCCCCAACAACTATTTGCTTTACATAAATTATTATGAAACAAGACAACATGGAAAACATACTGTGGAGATTTTGCAGTAATCTACTATTAACATGTTTGATAAAATGCTCTGAGATGTACAATGATCTAAATCTGAGTCACAGTGGACTTTGCTCTTACTGTTTTCGGTAGAACTGCTTCTTCTTTAGTGACCTGTAATCTCAGCCAATTGATTAACTACTGCATGATTTTCTCTCTATTATTTTTTCAGAGTGCAAACTACTTCTATGCTTCACATGAGTATGTGACTTCTGCTAATTCTGCCTTTCTATGCTTTACAATTACAGTCAAGCAACACAGGTTAAAATCAACTGAATTTAACACAGATTCATCTAGTGCTGTGTAGAAGAGACTTGAAATTCTATGTAGGTAATGATAATTTGTGATGTAAACCAAATCATTGCCTGGTGCTATATACTGTACATGTCCATGTTCATGCTAGTGACTTTGATATTTTAGTGTGTCTTTTGTTAGTGCCATGACATTGTGACCTAAACATGTAACTTTCGGATATCCAAAACTGAACTAACTTGTACGGATTGTTTACAGTTACATGTCAGCTACCGATGTTTACAACACATGTGTTAGTCGTAATTCAGCGACCTGAAACTTCTACATATTGTTTTACAGTTTTATAAGCTTGCTAGTTTAGTTTCAGGGAGATTGTGACCTGATTGATGTTTGCTCAGAGAACTGATCGATCTTGTCGCAGGCCGGAGTTGCAGCTGTATCACGGCGATCTCCTGCGCGGCCCTTCCGTCGTTGCAGCGATGACAAGTGCGAGTAATGGTCGCGACGACCCCTGCGACGGCAGCCCCTGGGACGGCAGCCCCTGCAACGGCCGCCAGAGTGGTCGGGGTGGCCCCTGCGACGGCAGCCGAAGATGCAGCTGCTCGCGGCGGCCCCTACAACGACGAGTAGAGAGGTGGCCGGCGGCCGGAGATGGAGCTGGTCGAGGCGCCCCTGCCCGTGGTCGCGTCTCCCCCTGGCCGTGGTCGCGTCGCCCCCAGTGCGTCTTCCCGGCGGCCCCTCCGACGACGAGCACAGCGGCTCCAGAGGTGGagctggtggcggcgccccctgaGCGTGGTCGCGGCGATCCCTCCGACGACGGTGCCAGCTTCGCTCGCGCGCCCCTGCCCCACCGGCTCCCTCGCGCGGCCGCCGAACCCACTTCGCTCGCGCGACCCTGCCCCCCGCTCCCTCGCGCGCCCCTCCTCGGCTCCCTCGCGCGGCCGCCGGTCCTAGCTTCGCTCGCGTGCCCCTGCTCCACCGGAGTGATTTGATTTACTTTCCATGGGAAGAGTGATTTGATTGACTTTCTATGGAAAGAGTGATTTGGTTAACCGGCTGGGATGAAAAACCAGCGCATGGGAGGATGGATGGGAAAAAATAGTTTTGGTAGGACGACGAAGCGGACGAGGCTGGGGAGAAGCGGACGGGACGACCAAAACTACGAaacgtattggcagaataaggaaccactttagtctttttaagtagtagagatgataccaacttaaATACTGCGATCCTCCCGAATCGATCGTCGAAGCTGCCCGGCGCGCGCTGTCCGCGCCGTACTAAATGCAAGCGaacgaagatgagaagaaccttaAATGGGCCACAAAGCGCAGCCCATCCCGAAAATCGTTCAGCGATAGCTAGGATAGCAGGCGCGCGAGCGCGAGGGAGGAGGACCCGGGTGGATGGCAACTCCTGGATtttccaaaaaaagaaaaaaaaaaggtaagGTTGCCGGGCCCACAAAGGAGATTTCCTGGCAACTTCCATGGGCCGCCTGACTTTTCGTTGGTTCCAATCACCAGTCTCATGCGCCGAAGCAAAATGTCTTGGCACGCGAGCCTCAAGTTAGAATGTGCGATCGAGGCGTCTCGTCGTGCCCACGTCAAAGTCAAACCGCTGATCACCGGCACGTTTTAAGACCGCACGGCGTCGCGGTAGTCTATACAGGCTGCTGCGGACGGCACAAGACAGGTGGGATAGCTCAAGCAGAAAATATAGACTGCAAGTACCCCGTGCCCTCGCTCCGTCTTTCCCAGTTCACCAACCACAAATAATCTTCTTCTTGACACTGCGCGGTTGAGTTTAATACTGAAGACACAGAAGCTTCCTCCGGTGTTGGCCTGAAGTTTTTGGGAGCAAGGAAAGTCCGATCGCCATGGCGGCAGGGAAGGTGTACTCGTTCGAGGAGGTGCGGCCGCACGCTGATCGGAAGGATTGCTGGCTCATCATCAACGGCAAGGTTGTACCCATATCCTGGGCTCCTGGCATCTTTATGTTCTTGTTTCACTTGAAGGCTTTGTTCGAGGATCAGAGTGGATTTGAGAGGATTTTGGTTTGCAAAGGATTTTAATCCACCTCAATCCATCCCAGTCTCCTTCAAATCCCTCCAACTCGAACAAGCCCGAAATGATTTTTGCGTAGAGAAATCTAGGCAAACGAGTTCCCGCCGTCACCGCAAGGTTACGAAGCCCTAAGAAGAAGATAGTAGTACAGATGGACAGATGGTGCATGATTCATATGATTTGGGCATGTTTCCTCCCAGACTCACCGCTGCTAGCTGCTTCAACTCAGGTGTACGACGTGACGGCGTTCATGGAGGAGCACCCCGGCGGCGACGAGGTCCTGCTGGCGTGCATCGGTGAGCGCTCCTCCACATGCTTTCACAGATCTTGTCTCTTCGTTTAGGCCGGGAGTGATCTGGCTGGCATGTTCCTGCAGGCAAGGACGCGACGGCCGACtacgagaacatcggccacagcGAGTCGGCCAAGGAGCAGATGGCGCAGTACTGCATCGGGGAGATCGACGCCGCAACCATCCCCGCCAAGCCCGTCAAAGTCGAGGACTTCCCGGCTCCTAGCGCCAGCAGCCCGGGCGTCTGGCGCACGGTGCTGCAGCTCGCCGTGCCCCTCCTGCTGGTGACCATGGCTTTTGGGTTCCAGAACTTCGCCAACACCGAAACAGAGTAGGGAAAACAGATACCGCCGTGATGCAATCCTGTAGCCTTCTTGGAAGTATCTGCGCGTCCTAAGCAGTTGTCGTCTGTCAGCCTGATGACTACTGTTCCGTGTCAAACACGGCAATCGTTTTTCCTCTTCGAAAAGGGAAAAAAAATACTGCAACCGTAGACTTGTGGTTCTATCATAAACGTCGAGGATGTGTACTTTGATTAATTGTTGGCAATTTCATAGTATtattattactaatatgtttccaGGATCGGAAATGTTACTTCTTTTTCTCCATTTTTGAAAACTAGGATCATCTTTTCATCCATTGCAGGTTTCTCGTGGTTTTGTTGCGTTTATATTTGACCTCTTCAACCTTAAGGTTGAACCTATGGGACAATACTGTACTTAGTGATCAAGGACCATATTCGACATCCATTTTCATGGAGATCATCTTTTTTCGAGAAAACACAAAAAATCTTTGGAGTTGTTACTTGTTACATTCCTCCTAGGAGGCTAACATTACACATGTTAGAAATAGTTAGCGCTAGATATAAGCTAAGTAGGGAGTTAGCTTTCCCATTAAGCTAACTATTAGCAGTTAGAAAAACTGCGTTGGCCAAACGCTAACAATGCCGAACAGGCACATGTAACCAACTATGTATGCATCTGTTGGGGATCTATAAATACCCAACTTCTTGATCAATGAAGCATAGATTTCATTCtcaattcttttacatcaaacacGTTATCAGCACTTTTCTCTACCAAGAGCATCAAGGCCACAAAATTTCTATTCCAGAAAAGAGTAGAAGAAAGAACTGCACGAGATGAACAATCGAAGAACAGGATTTGGAGACGGAACGCCAAAATTGCTATTTTCGCTCACGGTCGACAAAGCGCGGCAAAATCGTCCACCACGCGGCTCCCGGCCCGACTCCTCCGCGACACTGCATCCCGGGCGGTCTACGGCCAGCACGCCCCGAGTACTCACGGCAGAGGTGACGCCATATGAGCCGAGTAGCGGAACCCTCGCTGGTCGCTGCGCACTCCGATTTGTCGGCGCAGCGGAGACGCAGCCGTTAAAGGCACTCATCGCAGTGCCCAGGGCCGGCAACGACCAATGGCCGCCGCGGTGCGGCGAAAGCCCTGCGGGCGCCCGCGACCTCCTGGCGCAGCGGCAGGAAGGGTCAACGGCCGGCTCTCTGCGTGTCAGGGTGCACGCGCGCTCCCCTACGGTGAACGACGGCGGCGGCCTACGCGACCGCCGCTCGCATCGCCCTTCGAGGCTGCGACCTCTTCAATCTCTTTCAACAGCGATGCTTTTCTATGGAAGCCAAGCCAAATCGATTTCTTCGTATCCTATCtctaaagagcactaagctcccagggctGGGAGCGCCTGGGAGCGATCGGCATGTCGTTATCCCGGGTCCTACCTGCACCGATATGGTTGCGTTCGTGGTTGGCTACTGGTTGGATCGATCCTTTCTTGTTGACCTCGTTCTCGAAATCGGTTTGCTCGGCAGTGGTTGACTGGTTGTTCTCTGCCCGTCTCGCCCTCAGACCTGCTTCTTTTGCTACGTCTTGACTTTCTCAGATTTTTCCCCATTTGCTTGCCCTGACTTCTTGGCAAGCCAGACAAGCACGTCAATGGCTAAGGCGGAGAGGGAGTCAGTGGCTCCCCATCATGCACATCTCCGTCTTGTTGATTTGATGGGGGGGATGGTGGAGACGTGATTCGGTGGCAGGGAAGAGATCGAGGTGACGTGACGGATTGCCGGATCCAAGGTCGGAGCCCCATGGCTTCTTCTCCTCCGTCTCTAGGGTTCGATCTTCAATGCCCAGCATCTCTCCATCAATGTCTCAACAAAAAAAAGGTATCCACCTCTATGCTTTTCCCCACGCCCTCTTCCCATCCCTCTCTTTTACCTTCCCTTTCTACTCTATTCCAATTTCCTAATATTCATATTCATAGCTTTTCCGACATTCATGAATCAATTTGAACAGAAAAACATACATGAATTTCTGAGTTTACTTCTTGTTTGTTGTTTGTTGGTAGCCACAAATTTAATCAATCAAATTATTGCTTATCTGTATCAAGTTTCATATGAAATCAATTGATATGGCATCGTTGCTTACTGAATGTTGTTGTGTTGACTGACGACTAATGAGAATTGGGTAGGCACTTTTCGTTTTTCTTTAATTTTAGCAAATTCTCTCATCACCATTTAGTCTCTTCTCAAAAACATAGAGGTATTAGAAATTAGTGGATgtgataaagattcaatacacatAACTTGTGTGCCCAAGTCAGATGATTGAGTATCCAGTGCAAAAAGCAGACTGTgatattatggttgattttttttCAAAGATGGTGTTTCCAGACGGTTCGTAGACTTTAAGTGACTTCAGTCTGAAGTATGATTATGTCTTATTTATCTCCTCTTATTTATATCTATCGTGTGCTAAATTATACTAGCTTTATGTTATCAACTATTTTCCCTACTATTTCAATATAGTCACCTcaagtgattttttttttgtaatttcccCTTCCTCATGTCTCCCCAGCTTTATTCATGATCAATGTATTAATTTAGAAGTGGTTCTTAAAAGATTTCTTGACAATTAGATTGTCCAAACCTTGAACCTTGCATGGTCACAATTAGGATTATATTATGTTTGATTATTGATGCATTTGCCTTGATTTTTCAGGTCATAAACATTGGAGATGATGGCAAGATAGCGTGACAGATGATGTTTTTGTGCAGGCAAGGTAAACTTAAGGCATAAAAGAGTGTACGTGCCCCACTTCCCTTCTTCGTGTATTTGTGTGAGATTTAGAGTTATCAACTCTTGGTAATTATCTGAATATAGTTTAGTTATGCAGTTCCTATTTTATTTGCAGATTTGTACCAAGTGTAAATATTTGCTATTAGCTTATGAGGACTATATGATATACTCTAATTAATTTAACCAGCATCCCATTTCCAGCTATCATCTTGCCCACTTAAGATTGATTATCCAGTGATACATACCCCCTGTTTCCAGTGACATTGGTACAGCAGTTAAGTATGAACTGACATCGAAATCCAGGGTCTAAGTTTCACCGATAATATTTGTAGCATGCTATGTTTTGTGCAATGTGTATCTCTATCATATAACGGATATTAAAACTCTTTGAACAACTACTGCTAACCCTCTGTCTGCCGCATACACCACTCACACCAGGGGCAATCTTTTCTTCAGATTTCTTATTACCAGTAGAATATTGCAACTCGAGCCAAATAAGTGGCCAGTCTATTGAGATGAACATGAAATATACGGATGCATGGATGATGTGCAAATAGGTTATATTTTCAAGGCACGTTCTGCGCTTCCACTTTATAGTGTAATTCATCTATTCCAGCTTCAACCTGGCTTATACTTAATGATTTTCTAGCGTAACACCTCATATATTCCATTTTGTTGGTATGGAGCTTGCTTTGCATGTCACACCTCCTCTTTCTGTTGGCCGCATCTCCATTGATGCCTCTCTCCGTCTTGCCCCTTCATCCACCACCAGGGAGGAGTGCTGGATTCCAGCAACATAGGCGTCGAGTTTGTTCACCTGTCATCTTTCCCTTCATCCATCGGTCAGTTGTCGCCTCTACAAGGTATTCTGCCGCTAAACTCAAGGATCTGTATGgtgcccatctctctctctctctctctctctctctctgatcttTTGATtgcttcttcttctcccctccccaaaatccagtcaAATGCGTCCTTGATTTGGCTAAAACGAATCCCTGGATCCATCAATCCCGCCCCCAATTTCTCCCCATCCCTTACTCGGAGGCATCTGGCTGCTGATGAGGCATGGAAGATCTGACCATGAAAGGATGACCTGACTTTCCGACAATTTTACCAATAATCCATCAAGATCAAGCAGAGCACAAATGCAAGTACAGTAAAGAGTGAAGCATTGGAAATCTTAAAGTTTGTTGATCTTTTTGTATCAAGCTAAAATGCAGTATCCAACTTCTTTATACATTCTTTTTGTAGATTAAAAAATATGATCATCTAGAGAGGTCTTTGTGTATAGCAAACCATGGTTGTTACGGAATTCTTTTGCCAGTCACGAGTGACACTGGCTCAGCTCTTAGTTAAGACATCAGAAAATATGTGATGCGGTACTGAACGGAAAGTTAGTTCTATAGGATGCTTGCATTAGATATGTGTGGTCAAAAAGTATATACCAGTA includes:
- the LOC124687514 gene encoding cytochrome B5-like; amino-acid sequence: MAAGKVYSFEEVRPHADRKDCWLIINGKVYDVTAFMEEHPGGDEVLLACIGKDATADYENIGHSESAKEQMAQYCIGEIDAATIPAKPVKVEDFPAPSASSPGVWRTVLQLAVPLLLVTMAFGFQNFANTETE